A window of Ipomoea triloba cultivar NCNSP0323 chromosome 2, ASM357664v1 contains these coding sequences:
- the LOC116010292 gene encoding protein disulfide isomerase-like 2-3: MERSARFLPLSLLLVTLITTVNALYGPSTPVLQLNPSNFKSKVLNSNGVVLVEFFAPWCGHCKALTPTYEKVASVLKGVATVAALDADAHRSLAQEYGIKGFPTIKVFVPGKQPVDYQGAREAKSMVDFVKAQIRDLLKDRLDGKATGGSSKKSEPSASVELNSRNFDDLVVKSKDLWIVEFFAPWCGHCKKLAPEWKKASKNLKGKVNLGHVDCDAEKSLMSRFSVQGFPTILVFGADKDHPVPYNGARTASAIESFALEQLEINVSPPEVTELTGPDVMEEKCSSAALCFVAFLPDILDSKAEGRNKYLETLLSVAEKFKTKPYSYVWAAAGKQPDLEKHVGVGGYGYPALVVLSVKNQVYAPLKSSFQHDHIKEFVREIGELGGRGRNLPLAGTPTIVKTEPWDGKDGEMMEEDEFSLEELMGDDTANKDES; encoded by the exons ATGGAACGATCGGCGAGGTTTCTACCATTGTCACTGTTGTTAGTTACACTGATCACAACTGTTAATGCTCTATATGGCCCCTCCACTCCCGTTCTTCAGTTAAATCCTTCTAATTTTAAGTCTAAG GTTCTGAATTCTAATGGCGTAGTGTTGGTAGAGTTCTTTGCCCCGTGGTGTGGCCACTGTAAGGCGTTAACGCCCACGTATGAGAAGGTCGCTTCTGTCTTGAAAGGCGTCGCTACCGTCGCAGCACTAGATGCCGATGCTCACAGGTCCCTTGCTCAG GAATATGGCATTAAAGGCTTTCCTACCATTAAGGTTTTTGTACCTGGAAAGCAGCCTGTGGATTACCAAGGCGCAAGGGAGGCTAAATCCATGGTTGACTTTGTAAAGGCACAG ATTAGGGATCTGTTGAAGGATCGGTTAGATGGAAAAGCAACAGGAGGGTCTTCTAAAAAGTCTGAACCTAGTGCTTCAGTTGAATTGAACTCAAGAAATTTTGATGACTTGGTGGTTAAAAGCAAAGACCTCTGGATTGTGGAGTTCTTTGCACCTTG GTGTGGCCACTGCAAGAAGCTTGCTCCTGAGTGGAAGAAAGCTTCAAAGAACCTCAAGGGGAAGGTGAATTTGGGCCATGTAGACTGTGATGCAGAGAAG TCTCTGATGAGCAGGTTCAGTGTCCAAGGATTCCCTACAATTTTGGTATTTGGTGCTGACAAGGACCATCCTGTACCTTATAATGGTGCAAGGACTGCCTCTGCAATTGAATCATTTGCACTAGAGCAGCTGGAGATAAATGTTTCTCCTCCTGAAGTAACTGAATTGACTGGACCG GATGTTATGGAAGAAAAATGTAGCTCTGCTGCTCTTTGCTTTGTGGCATTTCTCCCTGACATTTTGGACTCCAAGGCAGAGGGAAGGAACAAATACCTTGAGACACTGTTATCTGTTGCTGAGAAGTTCAAAACAAAGCCCTACAG CTATGTTTGGGCTGCTGCCGGCAAGCAACCAGATCTCGAGAAGCATGTTGGTGTTGGTGGCTATGGCTATCCTGCGCTAGTAGTCCTAAGTGTTAAAAACCAAGTATATGCACCCCTTAAGAGTTCATTTCAACACGACCATATTAA AGAGTTCGTGAGAGAAATTGGAGAATTAGGGGGTAGGGGAAGAAATTTGCCTTTAGCTGGCACCCCAACAATTGTAAAGACCGAACCTTGGGACGGTAAAGATGGGGAAATGATGGAAGAGGACGAGTTTTCCCTTGAAGAACTTATGGGGGATGATACAGCTAACAAGGATGAATCTTAA